In a single window of the Arachis hypogaea cultivar Tifrunner chromosome 6, arahy.Tifrunner.gnm2.J5K5, whole genome shotgun sequence genome:
- the LOC112695460 gene encoding benzyl alcohol O-benzoyltransferase, with protein MTSLSSSPSLVFTVRRRQPELVAPATPTPREVKLLSDIDDQEGLRFHIPFFHIYQHKPSMEGKDPVRIIRDALSRTLVFYYPFAGRIREGHGRKLMVDCTEEGVLFIEADADVTLDQLRGSLHPPFPCSQELLYNVPGSDGIVNCPLLLIQVTRFKCGGFVFAIRVNHTMMDATGLVQFVSALTEMAQGAHQPSILPVWQRELLLARDPPQITCNHREYEQLPNTKEGTIISYENNMVQRSFFFGPTEIASLRRLVPRHLGQCTRFELITVCLWRCRTKALQLAPEDDVRMMCIVNARARFNPTIPLGYYGNAFVYPAAVSSVRKLCENPFYYAVELIKKVKTEVTEEYVHSVADLMVTKGRPLFTTVGSFIVSNLTRFGLREADFGWGKALYAGVSQGGVGPAFHGVTFFMDYENEKGEEGVLFPIYLPSKAMERFEKELGDLFGGDLKSIFNI; from the exons ATGACTTCACTATCATCGTCTCCCTCTTTAGTCTTTACAGTCCGAAGGCGCCAACCGGAGCTGGTGGCTCCAGCTACGCCCACTCCCCGCGAAGTTAAACTATTATCTGACATAGATGATCAAGAAGGGTTGCGTTTCCATATTCCATTCTTTCATATTTATCAACACAAGCCATCTATGGAAGGAAAAGACCCAGTTAGGATTATAAGAGATGCACTCTCGAGAACACTTGTGTTTTACTACCCATTTGCCGGCAGGATCAGGGAAGGTCATGGCCGCAAGTTGATGGTGGATTGTACCGAGGAGGGTGTCTTGTTTATTGAGGCAGATGCTGACGTAACACTTGATCAACTTCGTGGCTCTCTTCATCCTCCATTCCCATGCTCCCAAGAACTCCTTTATAATGTTCCAGGCTCCGATGGAATTGTCAACTGCCCCCTTCTACTCATACAG GTGACACGCTTTAAGTGCGGCGGTTTTGTTTTTGCCATACGCGTGAATCACACGATGATGGATGCAACTGGTCTAGTACAATTTGTGAGTGCTTTAACTGAAATGGCTCAAGGTGCTCATCAACCTTCCATTCTGCCTGTATGGCAAAGGGAGCTCCTACTTGCAAGAGACCCACCACAAATCACATGCAACCATCGCGAATATGAGCAACTTCCAAATACCAAAGAAGGGACCATCATTTCTTATGAGAACAATATGGTTCAACGCTCCTTTTTCTTTGGACCAACTGAAATAGCATCCCTTCGTCGTTTGGTTCCACGTCACCTTGGCCAATGCACTCGATTTGAGCTTATAACTGTATGCTTATGGCGTTGCCGTACAAAAGCATTGCAACTTGCGCCAGAAGATGATGTTCGCATGATGTGCATCGTGAATGCACGCGCTAGGTTTAACCCTACTATACCCCTTGGTTATTACGGAAACGCTTTTGTTTATCCGGCAGCAGTTTCTAGTGTAAGGAAGCTTTGTGAAAATCCCTTTTATTATGCCGTAGAGTTAATAAAGAAAGTAAAAACTGAGGTGACAGAAGAGTACGTGCATTCAGTGGCAGATCTAATGGTTACAAAAGGACGACCCTTATTTACAACCGTAGGATCTTTTATTGTGTCAAACTTGACACGTTTTGGGTTAAGAGAAGCAGATTTTGGATGGGGCAAAGCATTATATGCTGGTGTGTCTCAAGGTGGAGTTGGGCCGGCTTTTCATGGAGTAACCTTTTTTATGGATTATGagaatgaaaaaggagaagaaggcgTATTATTTCCAATTTACTTGCCTTCCAAAGCTATGGAGAGATTTGAGAAAGAGTTAGGTGATTTGTTTGGTGGGGACCTTAAGAGTATCTttaatatttga